A part of Hippea maritima DSM 10411 genomic DNA contains:
- the rny gene encoding ribonuclease Y, whose translation MEIILIIGLSVIVGVLGGIFGYHQFVVRKKEYAKQRAEDIIKDAEKEKENILKAAQIEAQEFMIKAKKELEEEEKQTRKELQKWEKRLQAKETNLEKRQAYLDEKIEFVNKKQEDISAIEKELEDKMQKIDDMINEQKKKLEEISGMTSDEAKQQLISSIEDEAKREAAAKIKKIEEDLRNEAKRLSQDILITSMEKIASSYVAERTVATVTLPNDEMKGRIIGREGRNIRSFEKETGTDLIIDDTPEVVVISSFNPLRREIAKIALERLVNDGRIHPARIEETVEKVREELFQEAAEEAKKVVFDLDIGDLHPELMKYLGLLKYRTSYTQNVLAHSVEVAYLAGLMASELGLNVKLAKRAGLLHDIGKAVDQEVEGSHTKVGADLAKKYGENEYVINAIMSHHGEIEPNCPESVLVSIADTLSAARPGARRERLESYIQRLEELEEIAKSKDGVKEAYAIQAGRELRVIVEPTMIDDDKSFMIARDIAKNIAEKITYTGQVKIVVIREKRSIEYAN comes from the coding sequence ATGGAAATTATTTTGATAATAGGTTTATCTGTTATCGTAGGTGTTTTGGGCGGTATCTTTGGATACCATCAATTTGTTGTCAGGAAAAAGGAGTATGCGAAACAGAGGGCTGAGGATATTATAAAGGATGCAGAAAAAGAGAAAGAGAATATTCTTAAGGCTGCTCAAATTGAAGCTCAGGAATTTATGATTAAGGCTAAAAAGGAGCTTGAAGAAGAAGAAAAGCAAACCAGAAAGGAGCTTCAAAAGTGGGAAAAGAGGCTTCAGGCAAAGGAAACAAACCTTGAAAAGAGACAGGCATATCTGGATGAAAAGATAGAGTTTGTAAATAAAAAACAGGAAGACATATCTGCCATAGAGAAAGAGCTTGAAGATAAGATGCAGAAAATCGATGATATGATTAATGAGCAGAAGAAAAAACTTGAAGAGATTAGTGGTATGACTTCAGATGAGGCCAAACAACAGCTTATATCCTCCATAGAGGATGAAGCAAAAAGAGAAGCCGCCGCCAAGATAAAGAAGATCGAAGAAGATTTAAGAAATGAGGCCAAAAGACTGTCTCAAGATATACTCATAACATCAATGGAGAAAATTGCAAGTAGTTACGTGGCCGAAAGGACTGTTGCTACAGTCACACTTCCTAACGATGAGATGAAAGGCAGAATTATAGGAAGAGAGGGTAGAAATATACGCTCTTTCGAAAAGGAAACAGGTACAGATTTGATAATTGATGACACACCCGAGGTTGTTGTTATATCAAGCTTTAATCCGTTAAGAAGGGAAATAGCTAAAATTGCCCTTGAGAGGCTTGTAAATGATGGAAGGATACACCCTGCAAGAATAGAAGAGACGGTAGAAAAGGTCAGAGAAGAACTGTTCCAGGAGGCAGCAGAAGAGGCTAAGAAAGTTGTATTTGACTTGGATATTGGAGATTTACATCCTGAACTCATGAAGTACTTGGGTCTTTTAAAATATAGAACAAGTTATACCCAAAATGTTTTGGCTCATTCTGTTGAGGTTGCCTATTTAGCTGGACTTATGGCATCTGAGTTGGGTTTGAACGTTAAGCTCGCAAAGAGGGCTGGTTTGCTGCATGACATAGGAAAGGCCGTAGATCAGGAGGTTGAGGGGTCACATACTAAAGTAGGAGCGGATTTGGCCAAAAAATACGGTGAGAATGAGTATGTGATAAACGCTATCATGTCTCACCATGGAGAGATTGAGCCCAACTGTCCTGAGAGTGTTCTTGTATCTATAGCAGATACATTGTCTGCGGCAAGACCTGGAGCAAGAAGGGAAAGGTTGGAAAGCTATATTCAGAGGCTTGAGGAGCTGGAGGAGATTGCAAAATCCAAAGATGGTGTAAAAGAGGCATACGCAATACAAGCCGGTAGGGAGTTGAGGGTTATTGTTGAGCCTACGATGATAGATGATGATAAGAGCTTTATGATTGCAAGGGATATAGCGAAGAATATAGCCGAGAAAATTACATACACTGGACAGGTAAAGATAGTTGTTATAAGGGAAAAAAGGTCTATAGAATATGCCAATTAG
- a CDS encoding 5-formyltetrahydrofolate cyclo-ligase translates to MDKNELRNQLLKRRGALNKSYRLRKSAIISRKVFRFLKKGSVVASYCPFGSEANPNLLFDKSKLYFPKVDRLNKGYMRFFKGALKRGFGNIKEPFFNKRVALKRSIDAIIVPGIGFDERGYRIGYGGGFYDKFLKGIPALKVGVCFDCCIVDRIEEESHDITVDVVITERRKIQCKLRR, encoded by the coding sequence TTGGATAAAAACGAGTTAAGGAATCAGCTCCTCAAAAGAAGAGGGGCTTTAAATAAATCTTATAGATTACGCAAAAGTGCAATAATTAGCAGAAAAGTTTTTAGGTTTCTAAAGAAGGGTTCTGTTGTTGCTTCTTATTGTCCTTTCGGCTCTGAAGCTAACCCCAATCTATTGTTTGATAAATCCAAGCTATATTTTCCAAAGGTAGATAGACTCAATAAAGGTTACATGCGTTTTTTTAAAGGGGCGCTTAAAAGGGGCTTTGGTAATATTAAAGAGCCATTTTTTAACAAGCGTGTAGCCCTTAAGCGTTCCATAGACGCTATAATTGTTCCTGGTATTGGATTTGATGAGAGGGGTTATAGAATTGGATATGGCGGTGGCTTTTACGACAAATTTTTAAAAGGTATACCTGCTTTGAAGGTGGGCGTTTGTTTTGACTGCTGCATAGTGGATAGGATTGAAGAGGAAAGTCATGATATTACAGTGGATGTAGTTATTACTGAAAGAAGAAAAATACAGTGTAAATTGAGGAGATGA
- a CDS encoding class II glutamine amidotransferase, which translates to MELVKDISGCGIAGFINTDGERVSGVDIVDSITLMKDRGNGLGAGFAAYGIYPDFKEFYALHIMYDDEFARKQTEEYLERKVHIEQHGGMPTRPIKKKRPMFFVYFVQPREQSTKAESEEFRLEEAEEFIFKLVMYINERIDGAFVISSGKNMGVFKGVGYPDEIANFFRVDEYKAFCWTAHNRFPTNTPGWWGGAHPFSLLGWSVVHNGEISSYGANKRYLEMYGYKCTQKTDTEVVVYLLDLMVRKHGLPFNVVGKIFAPPLWEEIETMEERERQLYRALRMVYGGAMLNGPFSIIVGFRGGMFGLNDRIKLRPLVVAKKGANVYMASEESAIRYIAKDLDDIYMPKAGEPIIAMLTDEAYEKVYGIKERTYV; encoded by the coding sequence ATGGAGCTTGTTAAAGATATATCGGGTTGCGGCATAGCTGGTTTTATAAATACAGACGGAGAGAGAGTCTCCGGCGTAGATATAGTGGATTCTATAACGCTAATGAAGGATAGAGGTAATGGCCTTGGAGCTGGTTTTGCGGCATACGGAATATATCCTGATTTTAAAGAGTTTTATGCGTTGCATATAATGTATGATGATGAGTTTGCAAGGAAGCAGACTGAAGAATATTTAGAGAGGAAGGTGCATATTGAACAGCACGGAGGTATGCCAACAAGGCCTATAAAGAAGAAAAGGCCAATGTTTTTTGTCTATTTTGTTCAACCTAGGGAGCAATCCACAAAAGCTGAGAGTGAAGAGTTTAGGCTCGAGGAGGCAGAGGAGTTTATATTTAAACTTGTTATGTACATTAACGAAAGGATAGACGGGGCTTTTGTTATATCATCTGGTAAAAATATGGGAGTATTTAAGGGCGTCGGGTACCCTGATGAGATAGCGAATTTCTTTAGGGTGGATGAGTATAAAGCCTTTTGTTGGACGGCTCACAATAGATTTCCAACCAATACACCTGGATGGTGGGGTGGAGCCCATCCGTTTTCTCTCTTAGGGTGGAGTGTAGTTCATAATGGTGAGATTTCATCTTATGGAGCTAATAAGCGCTATCTTGAAATGTACGGTTATAAGTGTACACAGAAAACCGATACTGAGGTTGTTGTTTATTTGTTGGATCTAATGGTGAGAAAGCATGGATTACCTTTTAATGTTGTGGGAAAAATATTCGCACCTCCCCTATGGGAAGAAATAGAGACGATGGAAGAAAGAGAGAGGCAGCTATATAGGGCTTTGAGGATGGTTTATGGCGGTGCTATGCTCAACGGGCCGTTTTCTATCATAGTTGGATTCAGGGGCGGAATGTTTGGCTTAAACGATAGAATCAAACTAAGGCCACTGGTTGTTGCAAAGAAGGGTGCCAACGTTTATATGGCCAGTGAAGAATCTGCCATTCGTTATATAGCAAAGGATTTGGATGATATATACATGCCAAAGGCCGGTGAACCCATTATAGCTATGCTAACCGATGAAGCTTACGAAAAGGTTTACGGTATTAAGGAGAGAACCTATGTATGA
- a CDS encoding NAD(P)/FAD-dependent oxidoreductase: MRVVIIGNSVAAVNAIEAVREKDKISTITVISDENYRPYSHPLLPNLVVGDVSRSEERFYYRRADFYEKNKVNTVLGKKVVRILPKNKQVELDNAQKVEYDKLLIACGGSPIKPPMEGLELEGVHTLTNIKAADSLKKDLKNIKKCVVIGGGLIGSKTAEKLAKKGLSVTLVELMRRVLYPVLDDTGADYIHRELKALGVRLILNDSVEEIFGDKRVKGVRLKSGKQIESDGVVVAVGVAPNTSLAREAGLDVDRGVVVNDFMQTSDENIFAAGDVAQAYDLVVGQKRPIPILPLAARQGRVAGLNMVGLDVKYKGGFPTNSITIGKVSFISMGIVDSDELEVLKIKKEGEYRKFLIDKDNRLKGAILVGNIEKAGMFNWMIQNRFDVSWIKDTFLNSDFGWKYFDKAFRVLRLDRKIK, encoded by the coding sequence ATGAGGGTTGTTATAATAGGTAATTCGGTTGCAGCTGTTAATGCTATTGAGGCTGTGAGGGAAAAAGATAAGATTTCCACTATAACAGTTATTTCGGATGAAAATTACAGGCCCTATTCTCATCCGCTTCTACCCAACCTTGTTGTAGGAGATGTGAGTAGATCTGAGGAGCGCTTTTACTACAGAAGGGCGGATTTTTATGAGAAGAATAAGGTAAATACCGTTTTAGGTAAAAAGGTTGTTAGGATACTGCCCAAAAACAAGCAGGTGGAGCTGGATAATGCCCAAAAGGTTGAGTATGATAAGCTTTTGATAGCTTGTGGCGGTAGTCCTATAAAGCCGCCAATGGAAGGTTTAGAGCTTGAAGGTGTCCACACATTGACTAATATAAAGGCTGCCGATAGTCTAAAAAAAGACCTTAAAAATATAAAAAAGTGCGTTGTTATAGGCGGTGGCTTAATTGGTTCTAAAACAGCTGAGAAATTGGCTAAAAAGGGTCTATCAGTCACACTTGTTGAGCTTATGAGGCGGGTGTTGTACCCTGTTTTAGATGATACCGGAGCAGATTATATCCATAGGGAACTTAAGGCTTTGGGTGTTAGATTAATCCTTAACGATTCAGTTGAAGAAATCTTTGGCGACAAGAGGGTTAAAGGTGTTAGGTTAAAAAGCGGCAAACAGATTGAATCGGATGGGGTTGTTGTTGCTGTAGGTGTTGCTCCTAATACATCACTGGCAAGAGAAGCTGGTCTGGATGTGGATAGGGGTGTAGTAGTTAATGATTTTATGCAGACAAGCGATGAAAATATTTTTGCTGCTGGTGATGTTGCCCAAGCTTACGATTTAGTTGTAGGACAAAAAAGGCCTATACCTATATTACCTTTGGCCGCAAGGCAGGGTAGAGTTGCAGGGCTTAATATGGTAGGGCTTGATGTTAAATACAAGGGTGGTTTTCCTACAAACTCCATAACTATTGGTAAGGTTAGTTTTATCTCCATGGGTATTGTTGATTCTGATGAGCTTGAAGTGTTGAAAATCAAAAAAGAGGGTGAATACAGAAAATTCCTAATAGACAAAGATAACAGGCTAAAGGGTGCAATTCTTGTTGGCAATATAGAAAAGGCTGGTATGTTCAATTGGATGATTCAGAATAGGTTTGATGTTTCCTGGATTAAGGATACATTTTTGAACAGTGATTTTGGTTGGAAGTATTTCGATAAGGCCTTTAGGGTTTTAAGGCTTGACAGAAAAATAAAATAA
- a CDS encoding 4Fe-4S dicluster domain-containing protein, whose translation MKVVRIKEDNCVYCHLCEVACIVEHSQSKDIIKAFKREERPIARCTVEFNYPVSLSVMCRHCDDAPCMEACQNGSMHRDERGYVVVNPDTCVGCWMCVMACPYGVIKTDTRREAWGLSTKCDLCPEREIPACVEACPNEALTFEEL comes from the coding sequence ATGAAGGTGGTAAGGATAAAAGAAGATAACTGTGTTTATTGTCATCTATGTGAAGTTGCATGTATAGTTGAACATTCACAATCCAAAGACATTATAAAGGCGTTTAAAAGAGAAGAAAGACCTATTGCAAGATGTACGGTTGAATTTAATTATCCCGTTTCGCTCTCTGTAATGTGCAGGCACTGTGATGATGCTCCTTGCATGGAGGCTTGTCAAAACGGTTCTATGCATAGGGATGAGAGAGGGTATGTGGTGGTAAACCCAGATACGTGTGTCGGTTGTTGGATGTGTGTTATGGCTTGTCCTTACGGTGTCATAAAGACAGATACACGCAGAGAGGCTTGGGGATTGTCAACAAAATGCGATTTATGTCCAGAAAGAGAAATACCAGCCTGTGTAGAGGCTTGCCCAAATGAGGCTTTAACTTTTGAGGAGTTGTAA